The Carnobacterium mobile DSM 4848 genome includes a window with the following:
- a CDS encoding four-helix bundle copper-binding protein, which produces MKKEFLQLAEKTFECQRVCNECFDACLEEEDVKMMVDCIRLDRECADICSFVTTIISRQSAMTSDLLALCANICQACGKECEKHDMDHCQRCAKVCLECAELCRQAV; this is translated from the coding sequence ATGAAAAAAGAATTTTTACAACTAGCTGAAAAAACATTTGAATGCCAAAGAGTTTGTAATGAATGTTTCGATGCTTGTCTTGAAGAAGAAGATGTAAAGATGATGGTGGATTGTATTCGCTTGGATCGTGAATGTGCCGATATTTGTTCTTTTGTCACAACGATTATTAGCCGTCAAAGTGCAATGACTTCTGATTTATTAGCTTTATGTGCAAATATTTGTCAAGCATGCGGAAAAGAGTGCGAAAAGCATGACATGGATCACTGCCAACGCTGTGCGAAAGTTTGCCTAGAATGTGCAGAATTATGCCGTCAAGCAGTATAA
- a CDS encoding YveK family protein — MEDTLILTSIFTILKKRAVLIIGLGFVGLVLMFGYTVALVVPQYSSSTQLLVNRTTTELTGVEIGDVDKDIKMINTYKDIIKGPVILDLVRKDLAIPLTTDELSGKILIGTEENSQVFSLTVTDEDPYTAARIANKIAATFKNEIGKIMKVDNVTIISKAVPKNTPISPNLPMNAAVGLIVGLMLGMVITFLLELVDNTIRSNSYITEKVEWTILGNVFEMSVEEGEPEKEAKQPNLELIRANSKE, encoded by the coding sequence ATGGAAGATACCCTTATTTTGACAAGCATTTTTACTATTTTAAAGAAAAGAGCTGTATTGATTATCGGACTAGGCTTTGTTGGGTTGGTATTGATGTTTGGCTATACCGTTGCCCTTGTAGTTCCTCAATATAGTTCAAGCACTCAACTGTTAGTGAATCGAACAACTACTGAACTTACCGGTGTGGAAATAGGAGACGTTGATAAAGATATTAAAATGATCAATACTTACAAAGATATTATCAAAGGGCCGGTTATTTTAGATTTAGTCAGAAAAGATTTAGCTATTCCTTTAACAACAGATGAACTATCAGGAAAAATACTAATTGGCACAGAAGAAAATTCACAAGTTTTTTCTTTAACAGTGACAGATGAAGATCCTTATACAGCAGCAAGAATTGCTAATAAGATCGCAGCTACGTTTAAAAACGAAATCGGAAAAATCATGAAAGTCGATAATGTCACGATTATTTCTAAAGCTGTTCCAAAAAACACACCCATTTCTCCTAACTTGCCAATGAATGCAGCAGTTGGATTAATTGTTGGTTTAATGCTTGGAATGGTCATAACCTTCTTGTTGGAATTAGTTGATAACACCATCCGTTCCAATAGTTACATTACTGAAAAAGTGGAATGGACCATTTTAGGAAATGTATTTGAAATGAGTGTTGAAGAAGGAGAGCCCGAAAAGGAAGCAAAGCAGCCAAATTTGGAACTTATAAGAGCAAATAGTAAAGAATAG
- a CDS encoding CpsD/CapB family tyrosine-protein kinase, with protein sequence MFKKKLKETKNNPAKLITLTKPSSVISEQFKTIRTNIQFSIFDKEMKSIAVTSDMVGAGKSTVAANLAVTFSMQGKKVVLVDSDLRKPTIHRFFGLSNRDGLTTILTNRSIRLCNMIHHTDVDNLFVLTSGIIPPNPSELLASSRMDELLVELEKDFDLIIFDLPPVVAVTDAQIMASKVDGTIFVIRKENSTKDKIMESKLLLQRVNANVIGVVLNRIKVTEDFNYDYYRTAD encoded by the coding sequence ATGTTTAAAAAGAAATTAAAAGAAACAAAAAACAATCCAGCAAAACTGATCACATTGACAAAACCGAGTTCAGTTATCTCAGAACAATTTAAAACAATTCGAACGAACATTCAATTTTCAATTTTTGATAAAGAGATGAAGAGCATCGCCGTTACATCAGATATGGTAGGAGCAGGGAAGTCAACTGTGGCAGCAAACTTGGCTGTAACTTTTTCAATGCAAGGAAAAAAGGTTGTTCTAGTCGATTCAGATCTGCGAAAACCAACCATTCATCGCTTTTTTGGCTTATCTAATCGAGATGGTTTGACGACTATTTTAACCAATCGCTCAATCAGGCTTTGCAATATGATTCACCATACTGATGTAGATAACTTATTTGTTCTTACTAGTGGGATTATTCCACCTAACCCATCAGAATTATTGGCTTCATCTCGCATGGATGAACTGTTGGTCGAATTAGAAAAGGATTTTGATTTAATTATTTTTGATTTGCCGCCTGTTGTCGCTGTAACAGATGCTCAAATTATGGCAAGTAAAGTAGACGGTACTATTTTTGTTATACGAAAAGAAAACTCAACTAAAGATAAAATAATGGAATCTAAATTATTGTTGCAGCGTGTGAATGCCAATGTTATTGGTGTAGTATTGAACCGCATTAAAGTCACCGAAGATTTTAATTATGATTATTATAGAACGGCAGATTAA
- a CDS encoding polysaccharide biosynthesis protein: MSRNLKKLILISYDSLAICLSAVLASIFLNPYIALPQELYVATVAVSIFFYLLFAVYFKLFTHINRYMGIREAVFIGVCVNLAFLLVAVSSFFWFPLISFRFIILTTIFSTVSIESSRILWRFYHEHQCKKQKAKIMKKQIRTLIVGAGDGGNLFIRSLKQNFNEVKIVGIVDDDPFKHKTRLYDFPVLGPLEKIPELVKNFEIQQITIAIPSLNPKKYKQIVDICNQAGVKVNLMPSIEDVLQGKLSVSQFREINVVNLLGRDEVKLNMQQISAELTGKTILVSGAGGSIGSEICRQIAKFSPERLILLGHGENSIYQIDRELRGSYKGQFDIIPVIAEVQDRKRIFEVMQQYHPERVYHAAAHKHVPMMEYNPQEAVKNNIYGTKNMAEAAKVTGVTSFVMISTDKAVNPPNVMGATKRIAEMIVTGLNEPGKTKFAAVRFGNVLGSRGSVVPLFKEQIQQGGPITITDFRMTRYFMTIPEASRLVIQAGALASGGEVFILDMGKPVKILDLAKNVVKLSGYTEEEIPIIETGIRPGEKLYEELLVANERTGQMVYDKIFVGKVKNMALSKVMEFVDELETCKTSELKEQLLEFANDHAEKKPEVKFVPNYPEELLKGELSHV; the protein is encoded by the coding sequence ATGAGTAGGAATTTAAAAAAATTGATTTTAATCAGTTACGATAGCTTGGCTATTTGTTTATCGGCTGTCTTAGCCTCTATTTTCCTTAATCCTTATATTGCTTTACCACAAGAACTATATGTGGCTACTGTAGCAGTCAGCATCTTTTTTTACTTACTTTTCGCTGTATACTTCAAGCTGTTTACCCATATTAACCGCTATATGGGAATTAGAGAAGCTGTTTTTATTGGAGTATGTGTCAACTTAGCTTTTCTATTAGTTGCAGTTTCTTCCTTCTTTTGGTTTCCTTTAATCAGCTTTCGGTTCATTATATTAACCACCATTTTTTCAACAGTTAGTATTGAAAGCAGCCGTATTCTATGGCGATTCTATCATGAACATCAATGCAAGAAGCAAAAAGCAAAGATAATGAAAAAGCAAATACGAACGTTGATCGTTGGTGCAGGAGATGGTGGAAATCTTTTTATCCGAAGTTTAAAACAGAACTTTAATGAAGTCAAAATTGTAGGAATCGTAGACGACGACCCCTTTAAGCACAAAACAAGATTATATGATTTCCCCGTTTTAGGCCCTCTTGAAAAAATCCCCGAATTAGTTAAAAACTTCGAAATTCAGCAAATCACCATTGCTATTCCCTCTTTAAACCCCAAAAAATACAAACAAATCGTTGATATTTGTAACCAAGCCGGTGTCAAGGTCAATCTGATGCCTTCCATTGAAGACGTCCTTCAAGGGAAACTTTCAGTTAGTCAATTTAGAGAAATCAATGTAGTGAATTTACTAGGCCGAGATGAAGTTAAATTAAATATGCAGCAAATCTCAGCTGAGTTAACAGGAAAAACGATCTTGGTCAGTGGAGCAGGCGGATCGATCGGTTCAGAAATTTGTCGCCAAATTGCTAAATTTTCTCCAGAACGTTTGATTTTATTAGGCCATGGTGAAAACTCTATTTATCAAATCGACCGAGAATTAAGAGGATCGTACAAAGGCCAATTTGATATTATTCCCGTTATTGCTGAGGTACAAGACCGCAAACGGATTTTTGAAGTGATGCAGCAGTATCATCCGGAACGGGTCTACCACGCAGCTGCTCACAAACATGTTCCAATGATGGAATACAACCCTCAAGAAGCAGTAAAAAATAATATTTATGGAACAAAAAATATGGCTGAAGCTGCAAAGGTAACGGGTGTAACAAGCTTTGTTATGATTTCGACCGATAAGGCGGTCAACCCGCCAAATGTTATGGGGGCTACAAAACGCATAGCAGAAATGATTGTCACTGGTTTAAATGAACCGGGAAAAACTAAATTCGCTGCTGTCCGTTTTGGGAATGTCTTAGGCAGTCGCGGCAGCGTCGTTCCTTTATTTAAAGAACAAATTCAACAGGGCGGTCCAATTACGATTACAGATTTTCGAATGACACGGTACTTTATGACTATTCCAGAGGCAAGTCGGTTGGTGATTCAAGCCGGAGCTTTAGCTAGCGGGGGAGAAGTATTTATCCTTGATATGGGAAAACCTGTCAAAATTTTAGATTTAGCTAAAAATGTTGTCAAACTTAGCGGATACACAGAAGAAGAGATTCCAATCATTGAAACGGGTATTCGTCCTGGTGAAAAGCTGTATGAAGAATTGTTAGTAGCAAATGAACGCACAGGGCAAATGGTTTACGATAAAATTTTTGTCGGAAAAGTTAAAAATATGGCTCTTAGTAAAGTAATGGAATTTGTTGATGAATTAGAAACATGCAAAACAAGCGAACTAAAAGAACAATTGCTTGAGTTTGCTAATGATCATGCAGAGAAAAAACCTGAAGTTAAGTTTGTTCCTAATTATCCTGAAGAACTACTGAAAGGAGAATTATCTCATGTATGA
- a CDS encoding sugar transferase, translating to MYENYIKRKLDVAFALVLILIAAPIMIACALLIKYESEGPILFQQTRLGKYNRVFKVIKFRTMRIQTLDAGQELTDRQRITKVGAFLRKTSIDELPQLFNILMGEMSFIGPRPLLPQYLTLYDQNQQRRHEVTSGISGWAQVNGRNAISWDEKFKLDVYYVDHISFIVDLKIFFLTIYQVLRRKDVDHSRVDTMPFFKGEPE from the coding sequence ATGTATGAAAATTATATCAAACGCAAACTAGATGTAGCATTTGCGCTCGTGCTCATCTTGATTGCAGCTCCTATCATGATTGCCTGCGCCTTACTGATTAAGTACGAATCAGAAGGCCCTATCTTATTTCAACAAACACGTTTAGGCAAATACAACCGAGTTTTTAAAGTGATTAAATTTCGGACGATGCGTATTCAAACCCTAGATGCTGGACAAGAGCTGACCGATAGGCAACGAATCACAAAAGTTGGAGCGTTTTTAAGAAAGACCAGTATCGATGAACTTCCTCAATTATTTAATATTTTAATGGGGGAAATGAGCTTTATTGGGCCTAGGCCCTTACTGCCCCAATATCTTACCTTATATGACCAAAATCAGCAGAGAAGACATGAAGTAACTTCTGGTATTTCTGGTTGGGCGCAAGTAAATGGCAGAAACGCAATCAGCTGGGATGAAAAATTTAAACTGGATGTTTATTATGTTGATCACATCAGTTTTATAGTAGATTTAAAAATTTTTTTTCTAACTATTTACCAAGTACTGAGACGAAAAGATGTGGATCATTCTAGAGTAGATACAATGCCGTTCTTTAAAGGAGAGCCAGAGTAA
- a CDS encoding DegT/DnrJ/EryC1/StrS family aminotransferase, whose product MNRILLSSPHMSGKEQIYVNEAFETNWIAPLGPNVSAFEKELAAYVNTKGAALTNSGTAAIHLALSILGVGKGDSVFCSSFTFVASANPAIYLGAHVTFIDSEPETWNMSPQALERALSDAKKRGQLPKAVIVVHLYGQSAKMAELLEVADQYGVPIVEDAAESLGSDYKGKKSGTFGKIGIYSFNGNKIITTSGGGALVSEDEELVEKAVFLATQARDAAPHYQHSVTGYNYRMSNVSAGIGRAQLEVLDERVFQRRQVYERYVEELSSIEGLQFMPELTGTKSNRWLTALTFDPGIMPITPYEVMDLLNKENIETRVLWKPLHLQPVFENSRFYKHHEQEQAISETLFTRGLCLPSGSNMTVEEQDFVIHQLKQVIKQPLLIKQII is encoded by the coding sequence ATGAACCGGATTTTATTATCTTCTCCCCATATGTCAGGTAAGGAACAAATCTATGTCAACGAAGCTTTTGAGACAAATTGGATTGCTCCGTTAGGTCCAAATGTCTCAGCTTTTGAAAAAGAATTGGCAGCTTACGTGAATACGAAAGGCGCAGCTTTAACAAATTCAGGTACTGCGGCAATACATTTAGCATTAAGCATTTTAGGCGTAGGAAAAGGCGATAGCGTATTCTGTTCTTCTTTTACTTTTGTTGCTAGTGCAAATCCGGCTATTTACTTAGGAGCGCACGTAACGTTTATTGATTCTGAACCAGAAACTTGGAATATGTCTCCTCAAGCTCTTGAACGGGCCCTTTCAGATGCAAAGAAAAGGGGGCAGTTACCTAAAGCGGTTATCGTGGTCCATCTTTATGGTCAATCAGCTAAAATGGCTGAATTACTTGAAGTTGCTGATCAATATGGAGTCCCTATTGTAGAAGATGCTGCTGAATCATTGGGTTCTGACTATAAAGGGAAGAAAAGCGGGACGTTCGGGAAAATTGGTATTTATTCCTTTAATGGGAACAAAATCATTACCACATCTGGTGGAGGGGCTTTAGTTTCAGAAGATGAAGAATTAGTGGAAAAAGCTGTTTTTTTAGCAACCCAAGCCCGAGATGCAGCGCCGCATTATCAGCATTCTGTAACAGGCTACAATTACCGAATGAGCAATGTGAGTGCCGGTATCGGCCGAGCCCAGTTGGAAGTTTTAGATGAACGTGTTTTTCAAAGAAGGCAAGTATATGAACGATATGTTGAAGAACTTTCTTCTATTGAAGGTCTTCAGTTTATGCCGGAATTAACTGGCACCAAATCAAATCGGTGGTTGACCGCTTTAACATTTGATCCAGGAATCATGCCGATTACACCTTATGAAGTGATGGACCTGTTGAATAAGGAAAATATTGAAACACGTGTTTTATGGAAGCCGCTGCATTTACAACCTGTATTCGAAAATTCAAGATTCTATAAACACCATGAGCAGGAACAAGCCATTTCTGAAACTTTATTTACCCGGGGATTGTGTCTTCCTTCAGGTTCTAATATGACCGTTGAAGAGCAAGATTTCGTTATTCATCAATTGAAACAGGTCATAAAACAGCCTCTTTTGATCAAGCAAATCATCTAG